From Pirellulales bacterium, one genomic window encodes:
- a CDS encoding ABC transporter permease, with amino-acid sequence MAIAVAAVVALVGIAEGFRRSFLELYQGQGIDIIVVRSRTTDRMTSELDQSLGERIAKIPNLATVEPVLLDSISLEDLGVYGVVLQGLQAAAASSPEQNMITGRVFQPEESRVVMLGQILARNLDKQVGDTIEIYEGEKFQVVGIYDRHNIFENGAIIIPLADLQSLLGQTGRVTAFNLTVQKPTSAAEIRDAVRQIEALGLGVSALPTEEYVATDAKIRIASAMAWSTSAIALIVGGIGMLNTMIVSVFERTHEIGVLRAIGWRTSRIVRMILLESGLLSVVGAVIGVGLALLFTYALSRAPATSGMVDARLSPTVMLQGLVLALLIGMVGAVYPAFRAARLLPTVALRGEG; translated from the coding sequence ATGGCCATCGCAGTGGCCGCCGTTGTGGCGCTGGTCGGCATCGCCGAAGGATTTCGTCGTTCCTTCCTCGAACTCTACCAAGGGCAAGGAATCGACATTATCGTTGTCAGATCACGCACTACCGACCGTATGACCAGTGAATTGGATCAATCGTTGGGCGAACGCATCGCCAAGATTCCGAACTTGGCCACGGTTGAACCCGTCTTGCTCGACTCGATTTCGCTGGAGGATTTAGGCGTGTATGGCGTTGTGCTGCAAGGCCTGCAAGCCGCCGCGGCTAGCTCACCCGAGCAAAATATGATCACCGGCCGCGTGTTCCAACCAGAGGAAAGCCGCGTGGTGATGTTGGGACAAATCCTGGCTCGCAACCTCGACAAGCAGGTTGGAGACACGATCGAGATTTACGAGGGCGAGAAGTTTCAGGTGGTCGGCATCTATGATCGTCACAACATCTTTGAAAACGGCGCCATCATCATTCCGCTCGCCGACCTGCAATCCTTGTTAGGGCAAACGGGCCGCGTGACCGCGTTCAATCTGACAGTGCAAAAGCCCACCAGCGCCGCAGAGATCCGTGACGCCGTGCGACAAATCGAAGCTTTAGGACTTGGCGTTAGCGCCTTGCCGACAGAAGAATATGTTGCCACCGACGCCAAAATTCGCATCGCTTCGGCAATGGCCTGGAGCACCTCGGCCATTGCGCTGATCGTGGGCGGCATCGGCATGCTCAACACCATGATCGTCTCCGTATTCGAACGGACGCACGAAATCGGCGTGCTCCGAGCGATCGGCTGGCGCACCAGTCGCATTGTGCGGATGATCCTCCTGGAATCCGGACTATTGAGCGTGGTCGGCGCCGTCATTGGTGTGGGTCTGGCCTTGTTGTTTACCTACGCCCTCAGTCGCGCCCCCGCGACTAGTGGTATGGTTGACGCGCGTTTGTCGCCAACGGTTATGCTGCAAGGCCTTGTGCTCGCGCTGTTGATCGGTATGGTCGGCGCGGTGTACCCCGCATTCCGTGCGGCCCGACTATTGCCCACCGTTGCGCTACGAGGCGAAGGCTGA
- a CDS encoding amino acid adenylation domain-containing protein codes for MTAPTPADRIEQLSPAKRALFERLRGAAANVHALGAAVIPKRSPLLPTPLSFAQQRLWILDQLEPQNPFYNVAVAMRLTGPLQPAALERAIQAVIQRHEVLRSTFRGLDGRPEQIVSNQLVWSLQCVDLAAQSSHERESAWRRMAEQEALTPFDLQRGPLIRGKLIALAPVEHVLLLTLHHIVCDGWSMKILQREAAENYAALVSGRALDVEPLEIQYADFAAWQQTASTTRPQPLDYWLKRLTGFGGVLDLPLDHPRPAAQTFRGAAVRRRLDATRLDALRRAAREQNTSLFMLLLAAYFALLARYSGARDLCVGTPVANRNHAQLEGLIGFFVNTLPIRVGLSGQPTLRDLLAQVRGVTLDAYAHQELSFEQLIDHLKVPRDPSRTPVFQTLFVLQDNAAGGQHVADLTVSEITFDHAPISNYDLTLNADQQDDRLQLSLVYNPDLFEGATVEQMLDSYLMLLESFCGDLDCPALEAPLVPVATRLSLERWNNTRQSFRDEACLHQLFSEQARRSPQALAVISDDDCLTYEQLDKLSDRLASRLLERGIVLETPIGFCLPRSPELIVALLGILKAGGAYVPLDASYPAARLAHMIGDSGLSLIVTCAEFASRLPLGSVTALFLDELTVAQGEPAHSSNISQPRQLAYILYTSGSTGDPKGVAVEHRGLVNHALQIATRLNIGPGDQVLQYLSPSFDAAAEEIFPTLLSGATLRMHAAPAELSGKTLLDWSREQRVNILHFTPPIWLSLVDELELSGAEVGWHLKAVVAGGDSIHRSDVARWRRATGGKIPLIFAYGVTEASITTTLFDAQDDAWPSSTGLLPIGRPLANTRVYVLDEFRRPTPIGVAGEIYIAGVGVARGYWRQVELTAERFMADSIGAAGERMYRTGDLGRWLHDGTLEFLGRRDQQIKWRGYRIEPGEIEAALRRQLPIRDVVVVAAPDPSGEKQLIAYVETDDGAALESQWRSALAQQLPRHVLPTTLVAVDHLARLPNGKIDRQRLPATSLRQVSKRVVDGEPHTGVERSLVQIWSQVLGLPMVGVHDNFFELGGDSIRGIQMISRAGALGLRFTPKQLFQFQTIAELASQATHVDAAHARQGPITGPMPLTPIQHEFFSLGLIEPGRFNQAVLLIAPPYATPDVLDRAAQKLLAHHDALRVRFEQTDQDEWRPNGIPIDDRPLLEMINLASVSEDQIDAAIEQASADIHTGLNLSVGPLIRFVRFDLGPARPSRLLIVAHHLVIDAVSWRILLDDLQNLCRQLSQDAAPQLPAKTTALADWADALTAYANSAPIKDEFDFWIQQVADARMSRDLPPGGNHVASEACATTALSPDETAQWLYDSHTAYRTRPYELLIAALAVTLCDYANAESVGIDLEGHGRDAGLDNVDLSRTVGWLTVLYPVRLERPRDRTDASWIKSIKESLRAVPHGGVGYGLLRWLTDAPATRARLAALPGREVSFNYLGQFDSEVAASDFVMVEPDMAVHRAPREPREHLWEIVAFVRGKQLHIVWRYASDVHHAATIEGLLARLLDRLRSMIAHGASSQEGSATPSDFPLAGADQDDLDQLARLLDAADNSAPASDAP; via the coding sequence GTGACGGCCCCCACTCCCGCGGATCGGATTGAACAACTCTCGCCCGCCAAGCGTGCCCTGTTCGAACGGCTGCGCGGCGCGGCCGCGAATGTTCACGCCCTCGGCGCAGCGGTCATTCCCAAGCGTTCCCCGTTACTGCCGACTCCGCTTTCCTTCGCCCAGCAGCGGTTGTGGATTCTCGATCAACTCGAACCGCAGAACCCGTTTTACAATGTCGCCGTCGCCATGCGGCTGACCGGGCCGTTGCAGCCAGCGGCATTGGAACGGGCTATCCAGGCCGTTATCCAGCGCCACGAGGTGCTCCGCTCCACCTTTCGCGGCTTGGATGGCCGTCCCGAACAAATCGTCTCCAATCAGCTTGTCTGGTCGCTCCAGTGTGTTGATCTAGCAGCGCAATCGTCTCATGAACGGGAGTCTGCCTGGCGACGAATGGCCGAGCAGGAAGCCCTCACGCCATTCGATCTTCAACGAGGCCCGCTGATTCGTGGGAAGCTGATTGCGCTCGCGCCGGTCGAACATGTGCTGCTGTTGACGTTACATCATATTGTGTGCGACGGCTGGTCGATGAAGATTCTCCAGCGCGAAGCCGCCGAAAATTATGCGGCGTTGGTTTCGGGCAGAGCGCTCGATGTCGAACCGCTCGAGATTCAATACGCCGACTTCGCCGCCTGGCAGCAGACGGCGAGTACCACGCGGCCCCAACCGCTCGACTATTGGCTGAAGCGGTTGACAGGATTCGGCGGCGTGCTCGATTTGCCGCTCGACCATCCCCGGCCCGCCGCGCAAACATTTCGCGGCGCCGCCGTTCGTCGCAGGCTCGACGCCACACGCCTCGACGCGCTGCGTCGGGCCGCGCGTGAACAGAATACCAGTTTGTTCATGCTGCTGTTGGCGGCCTATTTCGCGCTGCTTGCGCGGTACAGCGGCGCCCGCGATCTGTGTGTCGGCACGCCAGTCGCCAATCGCAATCACGCGCAGTTAGAAGGCTTGATCGGGTTCTTCGTCAACACGCTGCCGATCCGAGTGGGATTGTCCGGCCAGCCAACACTGCGCGACTTGTTGGCGCAAGTGCGCGGTGTGACACTCGACGCTTATGCGCATCAAGAACTCTCCTTCGAGCAGTTGATCGATCACCTCAAGGTGCCGCGCGATCCTAGTCGAACGCCCGTTTTTCAAACGCTGTTCGTCTTGCAAGACAACGCGGCCGGCGGTCAGCACGTTGCCGATCTGACCGTCAGCGAGATCACCTTCGATCACGCCCCGATCTCGAATTACGACTTGACACTCAATGCGGACCAGCAAGACGATCGATTGCAGCTTTCACTGGTTTACAACCCCGATCTCTTCGAAGGCGCCACGGTCGAGCAAATGCTCGACTCGTATTTGATGCTGCTCGAATCGTTTTGCGGCGATCTCGACTGCCCGGCGCTCGAAGCGCCGCTGGTCCCTGTGGCAACGCGGCTATCGCTCGAACGCTGGAACAACACGCGTCAGTCGTTTCGCGACGAGGCGTGTTTGCATCAACTGTTCAGCGAACAGGCTCGTCGCAGTCCGCAGGCGCTTGCCGTCATTTCGGACGACGATTGCTTGACCTATGAGCAACTCGATAAGTTGAGCGATCGACTCGCCAGTCGGTTGCTGGAGCGCGGCATTGTCCTGGAGACTCCGATTGGCTTTTGCCTACCGCGCTCGCCTGAGTTGATAGTCGCTCTTTTGGGCATCTTGAAGGCCGGCGGCGCGTATGTGCCGCTTGACGCCAGTTATCCGGCCGCGCGCCTCGCGCACATGATCGGCGATTCTGGGCTCAGTCTGATTGTCACTTGCGCCGAATTTGCTTCGCGGTTGCCGCTGGGCAGTGTCACTGCCTTGTTCCTGGATGAGCTTACTGTCGCGCAGGGCGAGCCGGCGCATTCAAGTAACATCTCGCAACCGCGGCAACTCGCCTACATTCTTTACACGTCTGGTTCCACCGGAGATCCCAAGGGAGTCGCCGTCGAACACCGTGGTCTAGTCAATCACGCGCTGCAGATCGCGACGCGACTGAACATCGGGCCCGGCGATCAAGTGCTGCAGTATCTTTCTCCCAGCTTTGACGCGGCCGCCGAAGAGATCTTTCCCACCTTGCTCAGCGGTGCGACCCTGCGAATGCACGCCGCGCCAGCCGAACTGTCGGGAAAGACACTGCTCGATTGGTCGCGCGAGCAGCGAGTGAATATCTTGCACTTCACGCCACCGATCTGGCTTTCGCTGGTCGACGAACTGGAATTGTCCGGCGCGGAAGTTGGGTGGCATCTCAAGGCGGTTGTCGCGGGCGGCGACAGCATTCATCGTTCGGACGTCGCGCGCTGGCGTCGCGCAACTGGCGGCAAGATTCCCCTGATATTCGCGTATGGCGTCACCGAGGCCAGCATCACCACCACGCTGTTCGACGCTCAGGACGACGCCTGGCCCAGTTCTACCGGCCTACTGCCGATTGGCCGCCCTCTCGCCAACACACGCGTCTATGTGCTAGACGAGTTCCGCCGGCCAACACCGATCGGCGTTGCCGGTGAGATTTATATCGCGGGAGTTGGCGTGGCGCGTGGCTATTGGCGCCAAGTTGAACTGACAGCCGAACGCTTCATGGCCGATTCCATCGGCGCCGCTGGCGAGCGAATGTATCGCACCGGCGACCTGGGACGCTGGCTCCACGATGGAACGCTCGAGTTTCTCGGGCGCCGCGATCAACAAATCAAGTGGCGCGGCTATCGCATTGAGCCGGGCGAGATCGAGGCCGCATTGCGGCGCCAACTGCCAATTCGCGACGTCGTCGTGGTCGCGGCGCCCGACCCGAGCGGCGAAAAGCAGTTGATCGCCTATGTGGAAACCGACGATGGCGCCGCGCTCGAGTCGCAGTGGCGCAGTGCGCTCGCCCAGCAACTACCGCGTCATGTTCTGCCAACGACATTAGTCGCGGTCGACCATTTGGCGCGCCTGCCCAACGGCAAGATCGACCGTCAACGTTTACCGGCCACGAGCCTTCGCCAAGTGTCGAAGCGAGTCGTCGATGGCGAGCCGCACACCGGCGTCGAGCGGTCGCTCGTTCAAATCTGGAGTCAGGTGCTCGGCCTGCCAATGGTCGGCGTTCACGACAACTTCTTTGAATTGGGTGGCGATTCTATTCGCGGGATTCAAATGATCTCGCGGGCTGGCGCCCTGGGATTGCGGTTCACGCCAAAACAACTTTTTCAATTTCAGACGATAGCGGAGCTCGCCTCGCAGGCGACGCATGTCGACGCCGCGCACGCTCGCCAGGGGCCGATCACCGGTCCCATGCCGCTGACGCCCATTCAACACGAGTTCTTTTCCCTTGGTTTGATCGAACCTGGTCGATTCAATCAAGCGGTGCTGCTGATCGCGCCGCCGTACGCCACCCCGGACGTTCTCGATCGCGCCGCACAGAAGTTGCTGGCACATCACGACGCGCTGCGAGTGCGATTTGAGCAAACCGACCAAGACGAATGGCGGCCGAACGGTATTCCGATCGACGATCGGCCACTGCTGGAAATGATCAACTTGGCATCGGTTAGCGAAGATCAGATCGACGCGGCCATCGAGCAGGCCAGCGCCGATATCCACACCGGTCTCAATCTTTCAGTCGGGCCGCTGATTCGGTTCGTGCGCTTCGATCTGGGGCCAGCGCGTCCTAGTCGCCTGCTGATTGTCGCCCATCATTTGGTGATCGACGCCGTTTCATGGCGCATACTGCTCGACGACTTGCAAAACCTCTGCCGACAACTCTCCCAGGACGCAGCGCCTCAATTGCCCGCCAAGACGACCGCCCTAGCCGATTGGGCCGACGCATTGACCGCCTATGCGAACTCGGCGCCGATAAAAGACGAGTTTGATTTCTGGATTCAGCAGGTGGCGGACGCTCGAATGTCGCGCGACCTGCCGCCAGGCGGCAATCACGTCGCCAGCGAAGCCTGCGCGACTACGGCGCTCTCCCCCGACGAGACAGCACAATGGTTGTATGACTCGCACACCGCCTATCGCACTCGACCGTATGAACTCCTGATCGCGGCGCTCGCCGTCACGTTGTGCGATTACGCCAATGCGGAGTCAGTAGGCATCGATCTCGAAGGACATGGACGCGATGCCGGACTCGACAACGTCGACCTGTCTCGTACGGTCGGTTGGCTAACGGTTCTCTATCCCGTGCGACTTGAACGCCCACGCGACCGAACCGACGCCTCGTGGATCAAGTCGATCAAAGAGTCGCTGCGTGCCGTCCCGCATGGTGGTGTCGGCTACGGACTATTGCGCTGGCTAACCGACGCTCCTGCCACGCGCGCCCGATTGGCCGCGCTACCTGGCCGAGAGGTGAGCTTCAACTACCTCGGCCAGTTCGATTCGGAAGTTGCCGCCAGCGACTTTGTTATGGTAGAGCCGGATATGGCCGTCCATCGCGCGCCGCGCGAGCCTCGCGAGCATCTCTGGGAAATTGTCGCCTTTGTTCGCGGAAAGCAGTTGCACATCGTATGGCGTTATGCGAGCGACGTGCATCACGCCGCGACGATCGAAGGCTTGCTCGCACGGCTTCTGGATCGGTTGCGAAGCATGATCGCGCATGGCGCCAGTTCGCAGGAAGGGAGCGCCACTCCATCCGATTTTCCCTTGGCCGGCGCCGATCAGGACGATCTCGATCAGCTCGCGCGTCTGCTGGATGCCGCGGACAATAGCGCCCCAGCCAGCGATGCCCCATGA
- a CDS encoding AMP-binding protein: MYAKLSKTADMTAAGKFPAQGAGEVGRRAASLVEVFRARAAQQPDHIAFTFLVDDEQPARDMTYGELDRRALAIAARLSQLAPPGARALLAYDAGLEYIAALAGCLYAGMVAVPVYPPDPMRVQRTLPRLERIVADSQATLLLGSSIDLAWASAMLGAIPGVESLVATNEIADVGNVGWSPPALSRDTLAILQYTSGSTGDPKGAMLQHGNILHNLAQIEAVIDIDDAIVASWLPAYHDMGLIGGILQCWYSGRRNIMLSPVSFCQRPLRWLRAISEYRVTTSASPDFGYDLCVRKSTPDERLGLDLSCWRLALSGAEPVRPRSIERFCEAFAPFGARREMFRPSYGLAEATLMVACSPKDSSLAVRSFDAHQLERNRLVPVAEDHLGARQIVSCGAVVPELQLAIVDPQSRRRLPANVVGEVWVAGQNVASGYWNSPAETAATFGAHDADGAGPFLRTGDAGFLRDGELYISGRLKDLMIVGGRNYFPQDVERAVEASHEAFKSYGGAAFSIEGAAGEAVVVVQEVARPKRCDLDELSRIARWAVLEAHDLAIESVVLVQQGAIPKTTSGKVQRRACRDLFARGELPVLHVWQAPPRGRSEHSAPLAPPRNATEQALVDAWRDVLGISQVGVDDHFLDLGGHSLMAARLANRLAVEFGVQVQLSELFERPTVAAMAEWIDARRAAQIDAGRQLLDELESISEEEALQRLEQGGAAAQTTADHPRAAASRRHEPNSNGNGHAGNGFGASPDRRELAADRPPAAVRHPSR, from the coding sequence ATGTATGCGAAACTCTCGAAAACAGCAGATATGACCGCTGCCGGTAAATTCCCTGCTCAGGGCGCCGGCGAGGTTGGGCGTCGCGCGGCTAGCCTGGTCGAGGTGTTTCGCGCGCGCGCTGCGCAACAACCCGATCACATCGCCTTCACTTTCCTGGTCGACGACGAGCAACCGGCGCGAGACATGACGTACGGCGAACTGGATCGCCGCGCGCTTGCGATCGCCGCGCGCTTGAGCCAGCTAGCGCCCCCCGGCGCGCGGGCCCTGCTCGCCTATGACGCCGGATTGGAATACATTGCCGCGCTCGCTGGTTGCCTTTATGCGGGCATGGTGGCGGTTCCCGTTTATCCGCCCGATCCGATGCGCGTACAGCGAACATTGCCGCGCCTCGAGCGCATCGTCGCCGACTCGCAGGCCACGCTACTGCTCGGTTCCTCAATCGACCTGGCGTGGGCCAGCGCGATGCTGGGCGCGATCCCGGGCGTCGAGTCGCTGGTCGCCACCAACGAGATCGCGGATGTCGGCAACGTCGGCTGGTCGCCGCCGGCGCTCAGTCGCGACACTCTGGCCATTTTGCAATACACATCGGGTTCGACGGGCGATCCCAAAGGCGCGATGCTGCAACATGGCAATATACTGCACAACCTGGCGCAGATCGAGGCGGTGATCGACATCGACGACGCGATCGTCGCCTCTTGGCTGCCCGCGTATCACGATATGGGATTGATCGGCGGAATCTTGCAATGCTGGTATAGCGGCCGGCGCAACATCATGCTGTCGCCGGTGTCGTTCTGTCAGCGGCCATTGCGCTGGCTGCGCGCAATTTCTGAATATCGTGTGACCACCTCCGCCTCTCCCGACTTTGGCTATGATTTGTGCGTGCGCAAGTCGACGCCGGATGAACGGCTTGGATTGGATCTGAGTTGCTGGCGCCTGGCGCTTTCTGGCGCCGAACCGGTTCGCCCGCGCTCGATCGAGCGCTTCTGCGAGGCATTCGCTCCGTTCGGCGCACGGCGCGAGATGTTTCGTCCCAGCTACGGTCTGGCTGAGGCGACGCTGATGGTCGCCTGCTCTCCGAAAGACTCCTCACTGGCTGTGCGTTCGTTCGACGCGCATCAACTCGAACGCAATCGCCTTGTGCCGGTCGCAGAGGACCACCTGGGCGCAAGGCAAATTGTCAGTTGCGGGGCCGTCGTGCCAGAACTTCAGCTTGCGATTGTCGACCCGCAGTCGCGCCGCCGGTTGCCAGCGAATGTTGTGGGCGAGGTCTGGGTCGCTGGACAGAACGTGGCTTCCGGATATTGGAACTCGCCGGCGGAGACGGCCGCCACCTTTGGCGCCCACGATGCCGATGGCGCCGGGCCATTCCTGCGGACAGGGGACGCCGGGTTTCTGCGCGACGGCGAGCTGTACATCAGCGGCCGACTCAAAGATTTGATGATCGTCGGCGGGCGCAATTATTTTCCGCAGGACGTCGAGCGCGCTGTGGAGGCTAGTCACGAGGCGTTCAAGTCGTATGGAGGGGCTGCATTCTCGATCGAAGGCGCCGCCGGCGAAGCAGTAGTCGTCGTGCAAGAAGTGGCGCGTCCGAAACGTTGCGACCTGGACGAGCTTTCCCGCATCGCGCGTTGGGCAGTACTCGAAGCGCACGACTTGGCGATCGAGTCGGTGGTGCTCGTTCAACAAGGAGCCATCCCCAAGACCACCAGCGGCAAGGTGCAACGACGCGCCTGTCGCGATCTATTCGCGCGTGGCGAGTTACCAGTGCTGCACGTCTGGCAAGCGCCCCCGCGCGGACGCAGCGAGCATTCGGCCCCTCTGGCGCCGCCGCGCAACGCTACCGAGCAGGCGTTGGTCGATGCCTGGCGCGACGTGCTGGGCATCTCGCAAGTCGGCGTCGACGATCATTTTCTCGATCTCGGCGGACATAGTCTCATGGCCGCGCGGCTGGCCAATCGGCTGGCGGTCGAGTTTGGCGTGCAAGTTCAGCTGAGTGAGTTGTTCGAGCGACCCACCGTGGCCGCAATGGCGGAGTGGATCGACGCGCGTCGAGCAGCGCAAATCGACGCCGGGCGGCAATTGCTCGACGAACTCGAGTCGATCTCGGAGGAAGAGGCTCTACAGCGCCTGGAGCAAGGCGGCGCGGCGGCGCAGACCACGGCGGACCATCCGCGCGCCGCGGCATCGCGACGGCATGAACCCAATAGCAATGGCAACGGTCATGCCGGCAATGGCTTTGGCGCTTCGCCAGACAGGCGCGAATTGGCCGCAGATCGCCCACCGGCGGCGGTCCGTCATCCGTCTCGCTGA
- a CDS encoding DUF1501 domain-containing protein, whose protein sequence is MGLTGLTTLTLPGLLRCRAQEPSNRSSTAVLLVWLRGGCSHLDTYDPKPEAEAEFRGPFATIPTSVPGLRFSELLPRQARIADRLAVLRSVAHTGGGHPAGSLQMLSGDPDAQDKLKPALPDFMSVASHLRAGARRGLPNYVGVNPIARYDSFTIAGPAYLGPQYEPFAVQGDLNRPNFSVPNVGLANPHDSARYASRIELRQSLDRLRRLLNHEAPARALDEFESQAYSLLAGADAASAFDLSQEDAATRDRYGRNQWGQQLLMARRLVEAGVDIVTTMLDGSLCGRVANWDDHAVNHHVFDALKFRAPCFDQAVAALIEDIYQRGLDRRVLVVVAGDFGRTPRISYAASSGAGVASAPAGVSQPGRDHWPLANSILFAGGGIRTGQIIGATDARGEEVVERRVGPHDFLATIYRHLGIDYKTVALPDFSGRPRPIVTDGDAIPELARSS, encoded by the coding sequence ATTGGCCTCACCGGGTTAACGACACTCACTTTGCCCGGCCTGCTGCGCTGCCGCGCGCAGGAGCCATCGAACCGCTCATCAACGGCGGTGCTTTTAGTGTGGCTGCGTGGCGGGTGCAGCCATTTGGACACCTACGATCCCAAACCGGAGGCCGAGGCCGAATTTCGCGGCCCTTTCGCCACCATTCCAACGAGCGTGCCCGGTCTGCGTTTTTCGGAGTTGTTGCCACGCCAAGCGCGCATCGCCGATCGGCTGGCCGTGCTGCGCTCGGTGGCGCACACTGGCGGCGGCCATCCGGCCGGTTCTTTGCAAATGCTCTCTGGCGATCCCGACGCGCAGGACAAACTGAAGCCGGCGCTGCCAGACTTCATGAGTGTGGCGTCGCACCTGCGCGCTGGCGCGCGTCGCGGCTTGCCCAACTACGTTGGCGTGAATCCGATCGCGCGTTACGACAGCTTCACAATCGCCGGTCCTGCCTACTTGGGTCCGCAGTACGAACCGTTCGCTGTACAGGGCGATCTGAATCGGCCCAATTTCTCAGTGCCCAACGTAGGACTAGCCAACCCACACGATTCGGCTCGATACGCTTCGCGCATTGAATTGCGCCAATCGCTCGATCGGCTGCGGCGCCTGCTGAATCACGAGGCGCCCGCCCGCGCGCTGGACGAATTCGAGTCGCAGGCCTACTCGTTGCTCGCCGGCGCCGACGCGGCCAGCGCCTTCGATCTGTCCCAGGAAGACGCCGCCACGCGCGATCGTTACGGGCGAAATCAGTGGGGGCAACAATTGCTGATGGCCCGCCGACTCGTGGAGGCGGGCGTCGACATCGTCACCACCATGCTCGATGGCTCGCTCTGCGGGCGCGTCGCCAATTGGGACGATCATGCCGTCAACCATCATGTCTTTGACGCGCTCAAGTTTCGCGCGCCCTGTTTCGATCAGGCCGTCGCCGCATTGATCGAAGACATTTATCAACGCGGCCTTGATCGGCGCGTGCTGGTGGTTGTGGCTGGAGATTTTGGTCGCACGCCGCGTATTTCGTACGCCGCCAGCAGCGGCGCCGGCGTCGCCAGCGCCCCGGCCGGAGTCTCGCAGCCAGGCCGAGATCATTGGCCGTTGGCCAATTCGATTCTCTTCGCTGGCGGCGGCATCCGCACCGGCCAGATCATCGGGGCCACCGACGCACGTGGCGAAGAGGTCGTCGAACGACGTGTGGGGCCGCATGATTTTCTCGCGACCATCTATCGGCATCTCGGCATCGACTACAAAACCGTCGCCCTCCCCGACTTCTCGGGTCGGCCACGCCCCATCGTGACCGATGGCGACGCGATCCCCGAACTGGCGCGCTCATCGTAG
- a CDS encoding phosphatase PAP2 family protein, which translates to MIFDYDSYDFRRLLRRSFISLAAGIAAALICYVWVDRPVAYFVHDHGINQVRLFKWLTYPPPVTQAWSPLALALLMIRRAMGPLSRWELTLAAACVSLLVADQFRSSLGDVCGRYWPETWFDHNPSLIGNGSYGFHPFVAGDDLGSFPSGHAARILGIAAVWWLMMPRSRWICCAISLPMLLSLVAMNYHFVGDVIAGATVGGIVGAYAVACANSIRTSDERAV; encoded by the coding sequence ATGATTTTCGATTACGACTCATACGACTTTCGGAGATTGTTGCGGCGGTCGTTTATCTCGCTAGCGGCGGGGATAGCCGCCGCGTTGATCTGTTACGTTTGGGTGGATCGTCCGGTCGCGTATTTTGTCCACGATCACGGAATCAATCAGGTCCGCCTATTCAAATGGCTGACCTACCCGCCACCAGTGACACAGGCCTGGTCGCCGCTGGCGCTGGCGCTGTTGATGATCCGGCGCGCCATGGGACCACTGAGCCGATGGGAGCTTACACTCGCAGCGGCTTGCGTAAGCTTGTTGGTCGCCGATCAGTTTCGCTCGTCACTTGGCGATGTGTGCGGCCGCTATTGGCCAGAAACCTGGTTCGACCATAATCCCTCGCTGATTGGCAATGGCAGCTATGGTTTTCATCCCTTCGTGGCGGGCGACGACCTGGGCAGTTTTCCCTCTGGACACGCAGCGCGGATTCTGGGCATTGCCGCGGTGTGGTGGCTGATGATGCCGCGCAGTCGCTGGATCTGTTGCGCGATTTCGTTGCCAATGCTCCTGAGCCTGGTGGCCATGAACTATCACTTTGTGGGAGATGTGATCGCTGGCGCTACCGTGGGGGGAATCGTCGGCGCCTACGCGGTCGCGTGCGCGAATTCGATACGAACTAGCGATGAGCGAGCGGTCTAA